A stretch of the Streptosporangium sp. NBC_01755 genome encodes the following:
- a CDS encoding SDR family oxidoreductase, translated as MATPVAGQPVHRMGTPAEVARACVLLADPDSSFITGSVLDVDGGFLAGTALPPS; from the coding sequence GTGGCGACACCGGTCGCCGGGCAGCCGGTGCACCGCATGGGCACGCCGGCGGAGGTCGCGCGGGCGTGCGTGCTCCTCGCCGATCCGGACTCCTCCTTCATCACGGGGAGTGTTCTCGACGTGGACGGTGGCTTCCTGGCCGGAACGGCCCTGCCACCGAGCTGA